GGAGGCGGTAATCCGCTTAACGATATTTTAGGAAGTGTCTTAGGTGGAGGAGACAACAAACAACAAAGTGGAGGACTAGGTGGTCTATTAGGTGGATTGTTTGGTGGTAGCAAGTAACAAATACTAATAATTTGATTTTTACCAATCAATAATTGTGGTAATAAGATAAAAAAGTCGAAGTTTATACTTCGGCTTTTTACTTTTAAGTAAATGAGATTAGATAGGTATAAATCTAAAAATCCTTATATTTGCGATAAATAAAAAATTATGAGTAAACCGATTACTGAATTTATAGAAAAATACTATTTACACTTTAATGCTGCTGCATTAGTAGATGCTTCTAAAGGTTATGTAGCACACTTAAAAGATGGTGGTAAAATGATGATTACCTTGGCGGGAGCAATGTCTACCGCAGAAATGGGCAAGATTTTAGCAGAAATGATAAGACAAGATAAAGTTCAAATCATTTCTTGTACAGGAGCTAATTTAGAGGAGGATTTGATGAATCTGGTAGCTCATTCTCATTACGAGAGAGTGCCTAATTATAGAGATTTAACGCCTCAGCAAGAGTGGGATTTATTAGAGAGAGGTCTTAACCGTGTAACGGATACTTGTATTCCAGAAGAGGAGGCTTTTAGAAGACTTCAAAAACACATTGTAGAAATTTGGAAAGATGCAGAGGCTAAAGGAGAAAGATATTTCCCTCACGAGTATATGTATAAAATGCTACTATCTGGTGTGCTTGAGCAGTATTATGAAATCCCTAAAGAAAACTCATGGATGTTAGCGGCTGCGGAGAAAAATCTACCTATCGTTGTACCAGGTTGGGAAGATTCTACAATGGGGAACATCTTTGCTAGCTACTGTATCAAAGGAGAATTAAAACCTTCTACAATGAAGTCAGGGATAGAGTATATGACTTATCTAGCCGATTGGTACACTAAAAACTGCGGTGGTAAGGGAGTTGGTTTCTTCCAAATTGGAGGAGGTATTGCGGGAGATTTCCCTATCTGTGTGGTACCAATGCTCTATCAAGATATGGAAATGCACGATATTCCATTTTGGTCTTATTTCTGCCAAATATCAGATTCAACCACTTCTTACGGTTCATATTCTGGGGCTGTACCAAATGAGAAAATCACTTGGGGAAAATTAGATATAGATACACCTAAATTTATTGTAGAAAGTGATGCTACGATTTGTGCACCTCTAATGTTCCAATATGTGTTAGAAAATTCATAGGAAATAAAGTTGATATATAATTTTTGGAAGAGTTGGGTTTAATCTGTATAGATTGAACCCAATTTTTATAGAGGCGGTATCCTTTTTCTTTTTTGGGATTGAAGTTTGGTGTTGGGGAAAAGAGAAAGATATAGCCGA
The genomic region above belongs to Riemerella anatipestifer and contains:
- a CDS encoding deoxyhypusine synthase family protein produces the protein MSKPITEFIEKYYLHFNAAALVDASKGYVAHLKDGGKMMITLAGAMSTAEMGKILAEMIRQDKVQIISCTGANLEEDLMNLVAHSHYERVPNYRDLTPQQEWDLLERGLNRVTDTCIPEEEAFRRLQKHIVEIWKDAEAKGERYFPHEYMYKMLLSGVLEQYYEIPKENSWMLAAAEKNLPIVVPGWEDSTMGNIFASYCIKGELKPSTMKSGIEYMTYLADWYTKNCGGKGVGFFQIGGGIAGDFPICVVPMLYQDMEMHDIPFWSYFCQISDSTTSYGSYSGAVPNEKITWGKLDIDTPKFIVESDATICAPLMFQYVLENS